gtataaaatttatgttaaaaaaaatttatttatttttaatctttttttaagATCATACGCATTTCTGAAATGTGAATGACTTTGTATttcgaaaaaaaattaaactcatccGAATTTGGAAATTGCGTTTCTGATCTCACACATTTTCCAAACTcgttttttctcatttttgtcacatttttaaaaaattcctaTTTTTATCAACTACTTTaaattttgtcacatttcaATCAAATAACCCAAGTTTTGGTGGACTTTAAATCCCTAGCCCACCTCTCATTTTATTATGTGGCAAGGAAGGCGGCAAATTATtgagtggaccatggtccacacagctatgtggaccataattaaatgtactaaatgtacattatttttgtactgaatgtacattatttttatattataaaaataatgtacatttagtacacaaataatatacctcccctgaatataatgtatattatttttatattgaatgtacattatttttatattgaaggtgcattatttaatagtatggtccacatagctgtgtggaccaataaTGATTGAAGGAAGGCTAAGTCGGCTTTGACCACTAATGCAAAACATTTATTAAATTGACTACAACATTGCATGTTTAGTGAATGGAATATGTTTAAAATAGagttatttcatttctattcattaaactaattaaatactATAATACAATTTATGAACTCTATTTTTATGTGAACTAAACATCATTAATTACTTCTTATACAGTTATACTTGACTTAAATTAGTTGTATACTGTACCTGCAGGGAGCGCCTTTGACAGAATACACGCTTCGACTGATTGGTTCTGATATAGAACACTACATCAGAAGGCTTCTTTATGCTGGAGAAATCCAATATAACATGGATGCAAGAGTCCTCAACTTCAGCATGGGGAAACCAAGAATTGGTTTTAATTACGATGGCCAGCTTCAAGACGTAAACCAATAAGCTTGTTTAAGCAGTCTTAATCTATTGTGACAATgcaaaaagaaatcaaaacaatacaaaaaacaaattaatgaATTTCTCTCTTTGGTGTATGATACAACCATTTACTTGGTCAATCTTTTCAACTCCAATGTCATTGATCtgatacattttttaaaaaaagtggtAAGATTGAATCGATTAAAATGGTGACAGATGAGATTGAAATGATATAATAACGAACTAACAACTTTAATTTCCTATTGAAACCTCTTCAATTTCCAACCTTACATCCAATGCAGACAACATTTAAGATAGCAATGGATTTCCCAACTATATTAtgtaggaaaaagtgtcaaataggccactgaacttattgcttttgtgcaattgggccattgaacttaaaaagtgtgcaattcaaccatcaaaccaacaaaatttgtgcaattggaccatttttacaaaaattttctggtaaaatccaattatattactaacatatatgtattgagagtggcattttcttctaccatactacttgggagtcaatattgaaatgtttttaactcaaattgaattaaaaaattttgtaaaaatggtccaattgcacaaattttgcttgtttgatggttgaattgcacactttttaagttcaatggcccaattgcacaaaagtgataagttcagtggcttatttgacactttttcctattatGTATTTAGAcatatttctaaatatttttgaatttttaattaagagtatgagtttagacaatttttaaaataaattttgttaatggGTAGCTAGCCACGGTAGGAATTAACGTATTTTAACCGtccctttttttggaaatcacgtttcccgttccGGCcagtctgtgtatttatgttaatattctgtgtattctaggtaatcgttctgtgtattccaggcaataattctgtgtattctaggcaaccgttctgtgtattcatgttagtaacacatgttgtgatgtgtttgtacattcgaatatttaggaggatgagttttgtgtattttgtgtcaatattctgtgtattcatgttattaacacatgttgtgatgtgtttgtgcattcgaatgttaggaggatgagttctgtgtattttgtgtcaatattctatgtattctgggcaaacattctgtgtattctaggcaaacgttctgtgtattatagataatgattatgtgtattatagataatgaattctctggagtcattcgcgtccgcgtccactaacatcgaaacgacgtcgttttggaccagggtgcacattgctatgtgcaccgttgTCCACGATATGACGATTGGTACATGGATTGAGGAAGTCCGAGAAAGATAGGCaaattttggcaaattattgcgtggaccatggttcacatagcattgtgtggaccataacagaaagtacaattttaatatactaaatatacattatttgtgtaatgaatgtacattatacaatataatgtacattcagtacacaaataatgtacatcccctgaatacaatatacatttttaatataataaaagtacattatttttatactgaatgtacattatttgatagtatggtccacacaataataattggcaaattttactgtggaccatggtccatgaaatAAGTATCATTtgttttttgagaataaaaacttaattcattaaatcatcagCAATACAATCTCTGAGAAAAAGAGGAGGGGTATCCAACCACTCCTCGCAACCTGACATAGAAACGGCCTCTCTAGCAACAATGTGAGTGGCACGgttcgcagatcgcttaacaaAACGAAATTCAACATCAGTAATGGATGATGCTAATTCTTTAATATCACTAATAATTAAACCAAAAGCAGAATCAAATTCAGAACTATAAATTGCGTTAAAAACCAACTGAGAATCTGTTTCCACATCAATATCTCCCATCCCGGTGTCATGCAACCAGCTTAGAGCTTCTCGAATACTTAATGCCTCAGCTTCCTTTGGCCCATAATAACCCTGCAAGGACATACATTTAGCAGCTAGAAACATACCATTATGATCTCTCAACACCCAACCAAGTCCAACCATACCCTTGCTTTGATCAATTGCAGCATCTGTATTTACCTTCAACCTCCCAACTTGAGGTTTTCTCCACCTCACAACATGACACGTGGATGAAGCATTGTAATGTGTATCAACTACTGCTTGTCAATTCTCCAGAAAGAGCAAGGTTTGTCTTAACATCACATGCAAATCAAAGGATGTAGTGTTCCAAACACATGCATTTCGACTACACCAAAAGCCCCAACAAATCATAATGAATTTAGGAATCAAATCATCATTAAGCACATCAAGGCAATTAAAAAACCAATCTGTCACCCCAATATTACCAGTAGCAAACGGAATTGATATCCCAGCCACAGCGTATGCACGTCTAGCTTCTAGACATTGAGCAAACAGATGCAAGGCACTCTCGTCTTCCATCCTGCACATATGGCAATTCAAAGAGCAATTAACATGCTTCCTCAATAGCGCATCTCGAGTAGGCAAAAAAGATGATGCCAGCTGCCAACAAAATGATTTGACCTTAGGTGGAACATTAATATTCCAAAATTTACGCCAAGGGCGGTCATCATGGAACAACCCCATTTGGCGCTTATAGCACGATTTAACAGTGTAATTGCCCTTTAAATCCCAATGCCATACCCACGAATTAGGTGGCTTACGAATGCTAATTGGGATTTGCAGGATTAGGTTCGCATCACGCTCATCAAAAATATCCTTTACGCATGAAATATCCCACCACGTACCTTGTTCATTTAACAAAGTGGCCACGGGAGCATTAAAAATGGTTTCATGCAGCTCAGTCTGTACGTAAGGATTCTCATCGGTAGGCAGCCATGCATCCCTACCAATATTAGTATCCGCCCCGTTACCAATACCACGTCTGCAGCCATCCCTCATAATATTCTAAACAGCTAGCAACCCATGCCATATGAAAGATGGATTACTACCTGCTTTAGCATCAAAATAGCTGCAATTAGGAAAGTACCGAGATTTATACACACGAGCAACTAAAGAGTCTGGGTTTGTAATCAACCGCCAGGCTTGTTTACCCAACAGAGCCAGGTTCATTTCCCGTAATTTCCTAAAACCTAGTCCACCTTTCATTTTAGGATCACACAAACCATTCCACACTCTCCATCGGATCCCTTTCCCACTACCAATGGACCCCGTCCACCAATATTCATTCATAATATTTTCGATCTCTGAATAGAGCGT
This portion of the Ipomoea triloba cultivar NCNSP0323 chromosome 5, ASM357664v1 genome encodes:
- the LOC116020382 gene encoding uncharacterized protein LOC116020382 translates to MSSYAMMVFLLPVTLYSEIENIMNEYWWTGSIGSGKGIRWRVWNGLCDPKMKGGLGFRKLREMNLALLGKQAWRLITNPDSLVARVYKSRYFPNCSYFDAKAGSNPSFIWHGLLAV